In Neisseria dentiae, one DNA window encodes the following:
- the sstT gene encoding serine/threonine transporter SstT — protein sequence MASGNPVIDAVNRISLVQQIVVGLVLGMVLAWLSPSAGLAAGLLGSLFVGALKAVAPVLVFVLVTAAIAQHQKGSEAHIKPIILLYAIGTFSAALCAVIAGFVFPTEIALVNAGNVDTTPPSGIVEVMKTLLMNLVSNPVGAIANANYIGILAWAIVLGFALRNASENTRIMVADFAEAVSKVVKWVIRFAPLGIFGLVSATIAETGFDALVGYARLLAVLLGCMLFIALVVNPVIVWTQIRRNPYPLVFTCLRESGVTAFFTRSSAANIPVNMALAKKLGLHEDTYSISIPLGATVNMAGAAITITVLSMAAAHTQGIHIDFATALLLSLVATVSATGASGVAGGSLLLIPLACSLFGISNDVAMQVVAVGFIIGVVQDSAETALNSSTDVLFTAAADYGRQRKTGA from the coding sequence ATGGCAAGCGGAAACCCCGTGATAGATGCTGTCAACCGCATCAGCCTGGTGCAGCAGATTGTGGTGGGGCTGGTTTTGGGTATGGTGCTGGCGTGGCTGTCGCCTTCTGCCGGATTGGCGGCCGGCCTGTTGGGCAGTTTGTTTGTGGGCGCGCTCAAGGCGGTGGCGCCGGTGCTGGTGTTTGTGCTGGTAACGGCGGCCATCGCGCAACACCAAAAAGGCAGCGAAGCGCATATCAAGCCGATTATCCTGCTTTATGCCATCGGCACTTTTTCGGCGGCGTTGTGTGCCGTGATTGCCGGCTTTGTGTTTCCCACCGAAATCGCGCTGGTTAACGCGGGCAATGTGGATACCACGCCGCCTTCGGGCATTGTGGAAGTGATGAAAACCCTGTTGATGAATCTGGTGTCCAACCCCGTGGGTGCGATTGCCAACGCCAATTACATCGGTATTTTGGCTTGGGCGATTGTGCTCGGTTTCGCGCTGCGCAATGCGTCGGAAAACACCCGCATCATGGTGGCGGATTTCGCCGAGGCGGTGTCGAAAGTGGTGAAATGGGTGATCCGCTTCGCGCCTTTGGGTATTTTCGGTTTGGTGTCGGCAACCATTGCCGAAACGGGTTTCGATGCGTTGGTCGGCTATGCGCGCCTGTTGGCGGTGCTGCTCGGCTGTATGCTGTTTATTGCGCTGGTGGTCAACCCGGTTATCGTGTGGACGCAAATCCGCCGCAATCCTTACCCGCTGGTGTTTACCTGCCTGCGCGAAAGCGGCGTTACCGCGTTTTTCACCCGCTCTTCCGCCGCCAATATTCCCGTGAACATGGCGCTGGCCAAAAAGCTCGGCCTGCATGAAGACACTTATTCGATTTCGATTCCGCTGGGCGCAACGGTGAACATGGCGGGTGCGGCGATTACCATCACCGTGTTGTCGATGGCCGCCGCCCACACGCAGGGCATTCACATCGATTTCGCCACCGCGCTGCTGCTGAGCCTGGTGGCCACGGTGAGCGCGACCGGCGCGTCGGGCGTGGCGGGCGGCTCGCTGCTGCTGATTCCGCTGGCGTGCAGCCTGTTCGGTATTTCCAACGATGTGGCCATGCAGGTGGTGGCGGTAGGCTTTATTATCGGCGTGGTGCAGGACTCTGCCGAAACCGCGCTTAATTCTTCCACCGACGTGCTGTTCACCGCTGCGGCCGATTACGGCAGACAGCGCAAAACAGGGGCATAA
- the lpxA gene encoding acyl-ACP--UDP-N-acetylglucosamine O-acyltransferase, which translates to MSFIHPTAIIDPKAELDSSVKVGAYTIIGANVQIGAGTEIGPHTVIEGHTTIGENNKIFQFASLGAQPQDKKWRGEPTRLIIGNGNTIREFTTFNTGTVTGIGETRVGDDNWIMAYVHLAHDCVIGSHTIFANNASLAGHVTIGDYVVLGGYTLVFQFCQIGDYAMTAFAAGVHKDVPPYVMASGYRAEPAGLNSEGMRRNGFSPEQIARVKDVYKILYRQGLGLEEAKAEVLKMAETAPELAVFKNFFDTSSRGIIR; encoded by the coding sequence ATGAGCTTCATCCACCCCACCGCCATCATCGATCCCAAGGCCGAGTTGGATTCCAGCGTTAAAGTCGGCGCCTACACCATTATCGGCGCGAATGTGCAAATCGGCGCAGGCACCGAAATCGGGCCGCACACCGTGATCGAAGGCCACACCACCATCGGCGAAAACAACAAAATCTTCCAGTTTGCCAGCCTCGGCGCCCAGCCGCAGGATAAAAAATGGCGCGGCGAACCCACCCGCCTGATTATCGGCAACGGCAACACCATCCGCGAATTCACCACCTTCAACACCGGCACCGTTACCGGCATCGGCGAAACCCGTGTCGGCGACGACAACTGGATTATGGCCTATGTGCATCTGGCGCATGACTGCGTAATCGGCAGCCACACCATCTTCGCCAACAACGCCTCGCTGGCCGGGCACGTTACCATCGGCGATTATGTGGTGTTGGGCGGCTACACGCTGGTGTTCCAATTCTGCCAAATCGGCGATTACGCCATGACCGCCTTCGCTGCCGGCGTGCATAAAGACGTGCCGCCCTATGTGATGGCTTCGGGCTACCGCGCCGAGCCGGCCGGCCTCAACAGCGAAGGCATGCGCCGCAACGGTTTTTCGCCCGAACAAATCGCCCGCGTGAAAGACGTGTATAAAATCCTCTACCGCCAAGGCTTGGGTTTGGAGGAAGCCAAGGCCGAAGTGTTGAAAATGGCCGAAACCGCCCCCGAGCTGGCGGTGTTTAAAAACTTTTTCGACACTTCTTCGCGCGGGATTATCCGCTGA
- a CDS encoding porin family protein, whose protein sequence is MKKALLTVLALGSAAVVSAQPLSNTFTGPSVEIGVGTSKTDVKNSNLNEKHKADVAVRGNYNVEYGNNWIGGTEVAVKPVHHTVGTNATGKVKQKVDASASYVQGYRFAQDAMVYGKVGYHYGQFEGVNGRDRSMDGLGYGAGLKYAVTPNVEVGGEWEQTRFKRGGDKATNNSYMATVGYRF, encoded by the coding sequence ATGAAAAAAGCGTTATTGACTGTTTTGGCTTTGGGTTCTGCCGCTGTGGTTTCTGCCCAGCCGCTGTCCAACACATTTACCGGCCCCTCGGTGGAAATCGGCGTGGGCACCAGCAAAACCGATGTGAAAAACAGCAATTTAAACGAGAAACACAAAGCCGATGTTGCCGTGCGCGGTAATTATAATGTCGAATACGGCAACAACTGGATCGGCGGTACCGAAGTGGCCGTGAAGCCGGTTCACCACACCGTGGGCACCAATGCCACAGGCAAGGTCAAACAGAAAGTCGATGCTTCGGCTTCTTATGTGCAGGGCTACCGCTTTGCGCAAGATGCGATGGTTTACGGCAAAGTGGGCTACCACTACGGCCAGTTTGAAGGCGTGAACGGCCGCGACCGCAGCATGGACGGCTTGGGCTACGGCGCCGGCCTGAAATATGCGGTAACGCCCAATGTCGAAGTGGGCGGCGAGTGGGAGCAAACCCGTTTCAAACGCGGCGGCGACAAAGCCACCAACAACAGCTATATGGCCACCGTAGGCTACCGGTTCTAA
- the fabZ gene encoding 3-hydroxyacyl-ACP dehydratase FabZ, with amino-acid sequence MEINLPIEAKDIHKLIPHRYPFLMLDRITAFESMKSLTAIKNVTMNEPQFQGHFPDLPVMPGVLIIEAMAQACGTLAILSEGGRKDDEFFFFAGIDDARFKRQVIPGDQLVFEVELITNKRGIGKFNAVAKVEGQVAVEAVIMCAKRVVDK; translated from the coding sequence ATGGAAATCAATCTCCCCATCGAAGCCAAAGACATCCACAAACTGATTCCCCACCGCTATCCGTTTCTGATGCTCGACCGCATCACCGCGTTCGAGAGCATGAAAAGTCTCACCGCGATTAAAAACGTTACCATGAACGAGCCGCAGTTTCAGGGGCACTTCCCCGACCTGCCCGTGATGCCCGGCGTGCTGATTATCGAAGCGATGGCGCAGGCCTGCGGCACGCTGGCGATTCTGAGCGAAGGCGGCCGCAAAGACGACGAATTCTTCTTCTTCGCCGGCATCGACGACGCCCGTTTCAAACGCCAAGTGATTCCGGGCGACCAGCTCGTGTTTGAAGTGGAGCTGATTACCAACAAACGCGGCATCGGCAAATTCAACGCCGTGGCCAAAGTTGAAGGCCAGGTTGCCGTTGAAGCCGTGATTATGTGCGCCAAACGCGTAGTCGATAAGTAA
- a CDS encoding IS30 family transposase — protein MENTNGLIRQYFPKGTDFSKVGSKQIKAVGNALNRRPRKTPGYEMPVDLFLPALATGI, from the coding sequence GTGGAGAATACCAACGGGCTGATACGCCAATATTTTCCGAAGGGAACGGATTTCAGCAAAGTGGGCAGCAAACAGATTAAGGCGGTTGGGAACGCTCTCAACCGCCGACCGAGAAAAACACCCGGTTATGAGATGCCGGTTGATTTGTTTTTACCGGCTCTTGCCACCGGCATTTGA
- a CDS encoding OmpH family outer membrane protein has translation MNRTSHWARWCAAAVLGLCLMGNAAAEGVQKIGFINAERLYQESRQAQGIQKTLEKEFSGKHKALQKIQQEGADLEKKLASGKLTEAERETTVRQLGELVQKFRLQQEKLAEEYNLRRNEEFAALQQNANRVIIDLAKKEGYDLILKDVIYVNSKYDITDRVIKAMNAR, from the coding sequence ATGAACCGGACTTCACATTGGGCGCGTTGGTGCGCCGCTGCAGTATTGGGCCTGTGCCTGATGGGCAATGCCGCCGCCGAGGGCGTGCAGAAAATCGGCTTTATCAATGCCGAGCGTCTGTATCAGGAATCAAGGCAGGCGCAGGGCATTCAGAAAACGTTGGAAAAAGAATTCAGCGGCAAACATAAAGCGTTGCAGAAAATCCAGCAGGAAGGCGCGGATTTGGAGAAAAAACTTGCTTCGGGCAAACTCACCGAAGCCGAGCGCGAAACCACCGTGCGCCAGCTCGGCGAGCTGGTGCAGAAATTCCGCCTGCAACAAGAAAAGCTGGCCGAAGAATACAACCTGCGCCGTAACGAAGAATTCGCCGCCTTGCAGCAAAACGCCAACCGCGTGATTATCGATTTGGCCAAAAAAGAAGGTTACGACCTGATTTTGAAAGACGTAATCTATGTGAACAGCAAATACGACATTACCGACCGCGTTATCAAAGCCATGAACGCCCGTTAA
- the lpxD gene encoding UDP-3-O-(3-hydroxymyristoyl)glucosamine N-acyltransferase, translated as MDTVSYTLSQITAELGGEWRGSDVSISAVKPLADASAAHISFLANPKYKADVTESAAGAVIVSPKTADEFAGRNLIVAQDPYLYFAKVARLFSPVEKASGLIHPTAVIEESATVPAGCEIGAHAYIGADTVLGQGCRILAGAVVEHHCKLGDEVVIHPNAVVYHGCTLGHRVEIHSGAVIGADGFGLAFAGDSWFKIPQTGGVTLGDDVEIGSNSNIDRGAMSDTVVGNGTKIDNQVQIGHNCKIGSHTVIAAKTGISGSVTVGSYCIIGGGVGTVGHIEIADKTTIGGGSSITHSIKESGQHIAGPYPMQTHKEWARNAVHIRHLSEMNQRIKQLEKALPLLQSAENNKE; from the coding sequence ATGGACACCGTTTCTTACACCTTGTCGCAAATCACCGCCGAACTGGGCGGCGAATGGCGCGGTAGCGACGTTTCGATCAGCGCGGTAAAGCCGCTGGCCGATGCCTCTGCCGCGCACATCAGTTTTCTGGCCAACCCCAAATATAAAGCCGACGTTACCGAAAGTGCGGCGGGCGCGGTGATCGTGTCGCCCAAAACAGCCGATGAGTTTGCCGGCCGCAACCTGATTGTGGCGCAAGACCCTTATCTTTATTTTGCCAAAGTGGCGCGGCTGTTTTCGCCGGTTGAAAAAGCCAGCGGCCTCATCCACCCGACCGCCGTTATCGAAGAAAGCGCCACCGTTCCCGCCGGATGCGAAATCGGCGCGCACGCCTATATCGGCGCCGATACCGTGCTCGGCCAAGGCTGCCGCATTCTGGCCGGCGCGGTGGTCGAACACCACTGCAAACTGGGCGACGAAGTCGTTATCCACCCCAACGCCGTGGTTTATCACGGCTGCACGCTGGGCCACCGCGTGGAAATCCATTCCGGCGCGGTTATCGGCGCCGACGGCTTCGGCTTGGCGTTTGCGGGCGATTCGTGGTTTAAGATTCCGCAAACCGGCGGCGTAACGCTGGGCGACGACGTGGAAATCGGCTCCAACAGCAATATCGACCGCGGTGCGATGAGCGACACGGTGGTGGGTAACGGCACCAAAATCGACAACCAGGTGCAAATCGGCCATAACTGCAAAATCGGTTCGCACACCGTGATTGCCGCCAAAACCGGTATTTCCGGCAGCGTAACCGTCGGCAGCTACTGCATTATCGGCGGCGGCGTCGGCACGGTGGGCCACATCGAAATCGCCGACAAAACCACCATCGGCGGCGGCAGCAGCATCACCCACAGCATCAAAGAAAGCGGCCAGCACATTGCCGGCCCGTATCCGATGCAAACCCATAAAGAATGGGCGCGCAACGCCGTCCATATCCGCCACCTGAGCGAAATGAACCAACGCATCAAGCAGCTTGAAAAAGCCTTACCGTTATTGCAATCCGCAGAAAATAATAAGGAATAA
- the bamA gene encoding outer membrane protein assembly factor BamA, with amino-acid sequence MKLKQIAATLMLIGLSPLAMADFTIQDIRVEGLQRTEPSTVFNYLPVKIGDTFTDAKSEEIIKNLYATGFFDDVRVETLGNQVLLTVVERPTISSVNITGAKMLQNEAIKKNFDAFGLMQSQPFNQAKLNEALAGLKQEYITRGKQSVQITPTVTKLARNRVAIDVKIDEGATTKIADIEFEGNEQYSDRKLRRQMSLSETGAMSWLTRNNRFNEQKFAQDMEKVTDFYQNNGYFEARVLDTYIQTNEDKTRQTIHVKVHEGPRYRWGKVQIEGDTREVPKEDLYKMLKMKEGKRYERQKMVDSLQAMQTAMGSAGYAFSEINVQPVPNPETGVVDFVLTVDPGRKVYVNEINISGNNKTRDEVVRRELRQMEAAPYDVSKLQRSKERVELLGYFDDVQFEAKPVEGTPDQVDLDMSVKERSTGSLDLSAGWVQDTGLVLAAGVAQDNLFGTGKSVSARVSRSKTTQNASLSFTEPYFTPDGVSLGYDIYGRVYDPRESSSSAQQYKTSTIGTGVRMGIPITEYDRVNLGLGAEHLAVNTYDGAPKRYRDFINEHGEGTDGIGKFKGWVYKGNIGWGRNKTDNALWPTRGYITNVNGEIGLPGSDLQYYTLTHNQTWFFPLSKDFTLMLGGEVGYGNGYGKTKEMPFFENFYGGGLGSVRGFESGTLGPKVYDRYGDVISYGGNKKANVSAELLFPMPGIKDSRTVRLSLFADAGSVWDGKTYNDGSSDTHYTSGAAQNVYGTGATHKSTFKEELRYSAGAAVTWLSPLGPMKFSYAYPIKKKQGDEIQRFQFQLGTTF; translated from the coding sequence ATGAAATTGAAACAGATTGCTGCAACCTTGATGTTAATCGGCCTCTCGCCGCTGGCTATGGCCGACTTTACCATTCAGGATATCCGCGTAGAAGGCCTCCAACGCACCGAACCGAGCACGGTGTTCAACTATCTGCCGGTGAAAATCGGCGACACGTTCACCGATGCCAAGAGCGAAGAAATCATTAAAAACCTCTATGCCACAGGCTTTTTCGACGATGTGCGCGTAGAAACCCTGGGCAACCAGGTGCTGCTCACCGTGGTGGAACGGCCGACCATCAGCAGCGTCAACATCACCGGCGCGAAAATGCTGCAAAACGAAGCCATCAAGAAAAACTTCGATGCTTTCGGCCTGATGCAGTCGCAACCGTTCAACCAAGCCAAACTCAACGAAGCATTGGCCGGCTTGAAGCAGGAATACATCACCCGCGGCAAGCAGTCGGTGCAGATCACCCCCACCGTTACCAAGCTGGCGCGTAACCGCGTGGCCATCGACGTGAAAATCGACGAAGGCGCCACCACCAAAATCGCCGACATCGAATTCGAGGGCAACGAGCAATATTCCGACCGCAAACTGCGCCGCCAGATGTCGCTGAGCGAAACCGGCGCGATGAGCTGGCTCACCCGCAACAACCGTTTCAACGAGCAGAAATTTGCTCAGGATATGGAAAAAGTAACCGACTTCTACCAAAACAACGGTTACTTCGAAGCCCGCGTACTCGACACCTATATCCAAACCAACGAAGACAAAACCCGCCAAACCATTCATGTGAAAGTGCATGAAGGCCCCCGCTACCGCTGGGGCAAAGTGCAGATCGAAGGCGACACCCGCGAAGTGCCGAAAGAAGATCTGTATAAAATGCTGAAGATGAAAGAAGGCAAACGCTACGAGCGTCAGAAAATGGTCGACAGCCTGCAAGCCATGCAAACGGCCATGGGCAGCGCCGGTTATGCCTTCAGCGAAATCAACGTGCAGCCCGTGCCCAATCCCGAAACCGGCGTGGTGGATTTCGTGCTCACGGTTGATCCCGGCCGCAAAGTTTATGTAAACGAAATCAATATTTCCGGCAACAACAAAACCCGCGACGAAGTGGTGCGCCGCGAACTGCGCCAAATGGAAGCCGCACCTTACGATGTTTCCAAGTTGCAGCGTTCCAAAGAGCGTGTGGAGCTGCTGGGTTATTTCGACGACGTGCAGTTTGAAGCCAAACCCGTAGAAGGCACGCCCGACCAGGTGGATTTGGATATGTCGGTTAAAGAGCGTTCGACCGGCTCGCTCGATTTGAGCGCGGGTTGGGTGCAGGATACCGGTTTGGTTTTGGCGGCCGGCGTGGCGCAGGACAACCTGTTCGGCACGGGTAAATCCGTTTCCGCCCGCGTGTCGCGCAGTAAAACCACCCAAAACGCTTCGCTGTCGTTTACCGAGCCGTATTTCACACCCGACGGCGTGAGCCTGGGCTACGATATCTACGGCCGGGTATATGACCCGCGCGAATCTTCTTCGAGCGCGCAGCAATATAAAACCTCTACCATCGGTACCGGCGTGCGCATGGGTATTCCGATTACCGAATACGACCGCGTCAACCTCGGTTTAGGGGCGGAGCACTTGGCGGTAAACACTTATGACGGTGCGCCCAAACGCTATCGCGACTTCATTAACGAACACGGCGAAGGCACCGACGGTATCGGCAAATTCAAAGGCTGGGTTTACAAAGGCAATATCGGCTGGGGACGCAACAAAACCGACAATGCCTTATGGCCCACCCGCGGTTACATCACCAATGTAAACGGCGAAATCGGTCTGCCCGGCAGCGATTTGCAATACTACACCCTAACCCACAACCAAACCTGGTTCTTCCCGCTCAGCAAAGACTTCACACTGATGCTCGGCGGCGAAGTGGGCTATGGCAACGGTTACGGCAAAACCAAAGAAATGCCGTTCTTTGAAAACTTCTACGGCGGCGGTTTGGGTTCGGTGCGCGGCTTTGAAAGCGGTACGCTCGGCCCGAAAGTGTATGACCGTTACGGCGACGTCATCAGCTACGGCGGTAACAAAAAAGCCAACGTCAGCGCCGAACTGCTGTTCCCGATGCCCGGCATTAAAGATTCGCGCACCGTGCGCTTGAGCCTGTTTGCCGACGCAGGCAGCGTGTGGGACGGCAAAACCTATAACGACGGCAGCAGCGACACCCATTACACCAGCGGTGCCGCCCAAAACGTTTACGGCACCGGAGCCACCCACAAATCCACCTTTAAAGAAGAGCTGCGTTACTCCGCCGGTGCGGCGGTAACCTGGCTGTCGCCCCTGGGCCCGATGAAATTCAGCTATGCTTATCCGATTAAGAAAAAGCAGGGCGATGAAATCCAACGCTTCCAGTTCCAGCTGGGTACCACGTTCTAA
- a CDS encoding autotransporter assembly complex protein TamA — protein MKKHTASLLLSTLSLACMQAFAADPAPEDYVRIKKTEKKTAEAAGEKLPVKYPVEIRTDDDEVKAMLEEYLPLITQQQEEELDSEQMGFLAEEAPDDVQTMLKTKGYFNGKVTVSPSGYGYVVDVTPGPRTKIDNVGVAIVGDVMQDPDLAQYYKNAMENWQLPVGGYFDQSQWSSSKTSVLAAVTRKKYPLAKLSQTQATINPDTNTADLNVLVESNQPVYFGDIHISGTKRYPESVVRGMAQFQPGSPYDLDQLLDYQQALEQDGHYSGASVQADFDNMQGDRVPVKVSVEEMKRHKLEAGVRYDSEYGPGGRIGYDYYNLFNRGYIGSLVVDTDKYETTLAAGISQPRKNNGHYFTSNVSYTRSTTQNLEKHAVSSGIWRVRDRNNIESRLGIEFLTESSRVPDTNYDLGRSHATMLTASWKRQEIETTLRPENGYYLDGKVGATIGSLLSSTAIARAKASAGYYFTPENKKIGTFIARGQIGYVYAKEDEQVPSSLQFRTGGATSIRGYELDSIGLAGPNDSVLPERALAVASFEYQYPINKSFSAAVFHDMGDAALNFKQMSLKHGTGVGVRWFSPVAPFSFDIAYGHQDKKLRWHISLGTRF, from the coding sequence ATGAAAAAACACACCGCCTCCCTGCTGCTTTCCACGCTGTCGCTCGCCTGCATGCAGGCGTTTGCGGCCGACCCTGCGCCCGAAGATTATGTGCGGATTAAAAAAACCGAGAAAAAAACCGCCGAGGCGGCCGGTGAAAAGCTGCCGGTAAAATATCCGGTGGAAATCCGCACCGATGACGACGAAGTGAAAGCCATGCTCGAAGAATACCTGCCGCTGATCACCCAGCAGCAGGAAGAAGAACTCGACAGCGAGCAGATGGGCTTTTTGGCCGAAGAAGCGCCCGATGACGTACAAACCATGCTCAAAACCAAAGGCTATTTCAACGGCAAGGTAACGGTGTCGCCCTCGGGCTACGGTTATGTGGTCGATGTTACGCCCGGCCCGCGCACCAAAATCGACAATGTGGGCGTGGCCATCGTGGGCGACGTGATGCAAGACCCAGATTTGGCGCAGTATTACAAAAACGCCATGGAAAATTGGCAACTGCCTGTGGGCGGCTATTTCGACCAAAGCCAGTGGAGCAGCAGCAAAACCTCGGTGCTTGCGGCGGTTACGCGCAAAAAATACCCGCTGGCCAAACTCTCGCAAACCCAGGCCACCATCAACCCCGACACAAACACCGCCGATTTGAACGTGCTGGTAGAGAGCAACCAGCCCGTTTATTTCGGCGACATCCACATCAGCGGCACCAAGCGCTACCCCGAAAGCGTGGTGCGCGGCATGGCGCAGTTCCAGCCCGGTTCGCCCTATGATTTGGACCAACTGCTCGACTACCAACAGGCGCTGGAGCAGGACGGGCACTATTCGGGCGCATCGGTGCAGGCCGATTTCGACAATATGCAGGGCGACCGCGTGCCGGTGAAAGTGTCGGTGGAAGAAATGAAGCGGCACAAATTAGAGGCGGGCGTGCGCTATGATTCGGAATACGGCCCCGGCGGGCGCATCGGCTACGACTACTACAACCTCTTCAACCGAGGCTACATCGGCTCGCTGGTGGTGGACACCGACAAATACGAAACCACGCTGGCGGCCGGTATCAGCCAGCCGCGCAAAAACAACGGCCACTACTTCACCAGCAACGTATCCTACACCCGCTCCACCACCCAAAACCTCGAAAAACACGCCGTGAGCAGCGGTATTTGGCGCGTGCGCGACCGCAACAACATCGAATCGCGCCTCGGCATCGAATTTCTCACCGAAAGCAGCCGCGTGCCCGACACCAATTACGATTTGGGCCGCAGCCACGCCACCATGCTCACCGCCTCGTGGAAGCGGCAGGAAATCGAAACCACCCTGCGCCCTGAAAACGGCTATTACCTCGACGGCAAAGTCGGCGCCACCATAGGCTCGCTGCTCTCTTCCACCGCCATCGCGCGGGCGAAAGCCAGCGCGGGCTATTATTTCACGCCCGAAAACAAAAAAATCGGCACGTTTATCGCACGCGGCCAGATCGGCTATGTGTATGCCAAAGAAGACGAACAAGTGCCTTCTTCGCTGCAATTCCGCACCGGCGGCGCCACTTCCATCCGCGGTTACGAACTCGACAGCATCGGTTTGGCCGGCCCCAATGATTCGGTGCTGCCCGAGCGCGCGCTGGCGGTGGCGAGCTTCGAATACCAATACCCGATCAACAAGAGCTTTTCCGCCGCCGTGTTCCACGATATGGGCGATGCCGCGCTCAACTTCAAACAGATGTCGCTGAAACACGGCACGGGCGTGGGCGTGCGCTGGTTCAGCCCCGTGGCACCGTTCTCGTTCGATATCGCCTACGGACACCAAGACAAAAAACTGCGCTGGCACATCAGCTTGGGCACGCGCTTCTAA